TAGTAATAATCGTCCCAAACATCCAACCATGCAGCTTTAATACACCCTTAAGTTCTGAAATTGATTTGTCTATCTTTATATTTAAATTATTCTCAATAATACTGATTTTGCTATCTAAATCCATTTTATTAATCTCTATATCTTTCCTTACAAAAGAAATTTCATTACTTATACTCTCTATCTTATTATCTAAGTCCTTTATATCTGATTTTAACTCATTTCTTACAGACACAATCTCCGATTTTAAACTACGTTCTGTCATCTCTATTTTTAAATTTAAATTATTTTCTATACCATTAACCTTATCTTCTAATCTTTTTTCTACTCCGCTTATTTTTTCTTCTAGTTTTTCAAATTT
This is a stretch of genomic DNA from Borrelia coriaceae. It encodes these proteins:
- the bdr gene encoding Bdr family repetitive protein, with translation MDIYKLPMFKGMQDFIANDLFKRYYHNELTYKDIEYLENNFNFKFEKLEEKISGVEKRLEDKVNGIENNLNLKIEMTERSLKSEIVSVRNELKSDIKDLDNKIESISNEISFVRKDIEINKMDLDSKISIIENNLNIKIDKSISELKGVLKLHGWMFGTIITISLGIFLALISLLVK